A portion of the Streptomyces sp. NBC_00376 genome contains these proteins:
- a CDS encoding helix-turn-helix domain-containing protein produces MAGNSPDRGRTVSTVLGRRLGGELLRMREGRSLRQSHAAEALTASVAKVAKIERGLVPIRDPDIRALCHLYGEVDADFIDRLLALAKTDRERRKASGWWNQYPGLQSMAEYVALEDIATSLRTWQVAIVPGLLQTPDYARALAVGNGSWEDPDEIEPFVESRMARQARLSGDRPLELRVVVHEGALRQLVGGREVMREQLGRLLDVARQPNVKLQVMPYIAGAHPGMTSAFTIVSFAEPGALDVVHMDTTSTTLWLESDTDAERHSSLFDRISRLGLAQHTSVRLINTILREL; encoded by the coding sequence GGTAACAGCCCTGATCGGGGCCGGACGGTTTCGACTGTGCTCGGGCGCCGTCTCGGCGGGGAGTTGCTGCGCATGCGCGAGGGGCGCTCCCTGCGGCAATCGCACGCTGCGGAGGCGCTGACGGCATCGGTGGCCAAGGTCGCGAAGATCGAGCGGGGCCTCGTACCGATACGGGATCCCGACATCAGGGCCCTGTGCCACCTGTACGGCGAGGTCGACGCCGATTTCATCGACAGGTTGCTGGCACTCGCCAAGACCGACCGCGAACGTCGCAAGGCAAGTGGTTGGTGGAATCAGTACCCGGGACTCCAGTCCATGGCCGAGTACGTGGCGCTGGAGGACATTGCCACCAGTCTTCGCACCTGGCAAGTCGCCATCGTGCCTGGACTGTTGCAGACCCCGGACTACGCCAGAGCGCTCGCCGTGGGAAACGGGTCCTGGGAGGACCCCGACGAGATCGAACCCTTCGTCGAGTCCAGGATGGCGCGGCAGGCGCGGTTGAGTGGCGACCGCCCGCTTGAGCTGCGGGTGGTGGTGCACGAAGGCGCCCTGCGTCAGCTGGTGGGCGGACGCGAGGTGATGAGGGAACAGCTCGGCAGGCTGCTGGACGTGGCGCGGCAGCCGAACGTGAAGCTTCAGGTGATGCCGTACATCGCCGGTGCTCACCCCGGCATGACAAGCGCCTTCACCATCGTGTCCTTCGCTGAACCGGGGGCGCTCGATGTGGTTCACATGGATACGACCTCGACCACTCTCTGGCTGGAGAGCGATACTGATGCCGAGCGCCACAGCAGCCTTTTCGACCGCATCTCGCGTCTGGGGCTTGCGCAGCACACCTCGGTCAGACTCATCAACACCATCCTCAGGGAGCTGTGA
- a CDS encoding DUF397 domain-containing protein produces the protein MPGYEFVKSSYSGGNAGQECVEVARNIARTVAVRDSKRPDGPLLVLAPAAWDSFTAGLRRQP, from the coding sequence GTGCCCGGGTACGAGTTCGTCAAGTCCAGCTACAGCGGCGGCAACGCGGGCCAGGAGTGTGTCGAAGTGGCCCGCAACATCGCTCGTACCGTCGCCGTCCGCGACTCCAAGCGGCCCGACGGCCCGCTTCTCGTCCTCGCTCCCGCCGCGTGGGACAGCTTCACGGCGGGCCTGCGTCGGCAACCGTAG
- a CDS encoding SgcJ/EcaC family oxidoreductase — translation MNTETADIKAIEQVVATVERAQRAKDVEGFLALFHPDALWTTGHGKVLIGFDAIAEFTRTVLPAANWEGEITYEAVHTQFLRPDVAAVKVRQVYHSPEGETEGAPLYVMTKQDDGRWLLHACQNTAVWVE, via the coding sequence ATGAACACCGAAACCGCAGACATCAAAGCCATCGAACAGGTCGTCGCCACCGTCGAACGCGCTCAGCGTGCCAAGGACGTCGAGGGCTTCCTCGCACTCTTCCACCCCGACGCACTCTGGACGACCGGCCACGGCAAGGTCCTGATCGGCTTCGACGCGATCGCCGAGTTCACCCGCACCGTGCTGCCCGCGGCCAACTGGGAGGGTGAGATCACCTACGAGGCAGTGCACACGCAATTCCTGCGGCCCGACGTGGCGGCCGTCAAGGTCCGGCAGGTCTACCACTCACCGGAGGGCGAAACGGAAGGCGCTCCGCTCTACGTCATGACGAAGCAGGATGACGGAAGGTGGCTGCTGCACGCCTGCCAGAACACGGCAGTGTGGGTGGAATAG